A segment of the Silvanigrella paludirubra genome:
AGGAAATAATATTTGCGACAATTTTTTATTAATAAAATTCATATTATTTTTTTCTATTTTTTGTTTATTTTTCATTTATAATCCTAGCAAAATTTAAAAAAAACAAAGCAATCCTATTTTGGATATATATCAAAGAAAATAAAATAGAAATCGATGCAAAGAGGAATCAGAATAATTACATAAAATATTGATATTATTTATTTTTTAATAAAAATCTCTTTTTTAAAAATTCCTGATAGAAAAAGTTGATTTTTTTTACTCCTTAAGTTACTAACCCCCTCACTGCGGATGTGGTGAAATTGGTAGACACGCACGTTTGAGGGGCGTGTGCGCAAGCATGGCGGTTCGAGTCCGCCCATCCGCACCATTCTTTATTTCTTTAAATTCCCAATCAAAACAACGAGAATTAAAATAGCCAAATTAGTAAATCTGATTTATGGATTATTAATTTAAGATATTTTAAAAAAATGGTATTTTATTGGAATGCTTATCTCAAACCTAAGCCTCCTTTCCTATTTTGGTGACATCGAATTGACAAACAACACCACTCAAAAACGAAAGCTTAAAATACTCAATTCTAAAAAACTGAGCATTTTTATTTTTTAATTTTAAGGTATTCCACATTATATCTATTACTGGTAAAAATCTATACGATGTTCTAAGGTCGAAAACTGTAAAATGCCATGTATGTCCCTAAAAGGATTTACAATGGAGCTATATTAAAAAAAGTTATTATTTGGAGTTATTAAAAAATGGGAGCTTGGGAATACGTATTAATCATAGCTATTGGAGTAGCTGTGGCAGCCCTTGCGTTTTTAGGCGTTCATACCATGAATATGCGAGCCTTGGCGCGAGAGCTGAAATTTAAGCACGAAGAGGCTGAAAAAAGATTGTCTGAAGCTAGGCTTCAAGCAGAAGAACTTGTAAAAAAGGCCCTTAGAGAAGCAAAAGAAGTCGCAATTAACGAAGGCCGCGACTTTGAGCGTCTTCAAAGAGAAAAGAACTTAGAAATTAAAAAAGTTGAAACCCGAATTCAAAAAAGAGAAGAGACCTTAGAAAAAAAAGCTCAACAATTAGATCAAAAAGAAAAAGATTTAAAACAAAAATTTGAAGCTATCGAAGTTGAAGAAAATAAAATTCAAGAAACTCTTAAAAAATCCTTTGAGACACTTGAAGAAAGTAAACTTAAACTTGAAACTGTAGCGCGTCTTTCCCAAGAAGAAGCAAGAGAACAGCTCAAAAAAGCAATAGAAGTTGAGGTTAGAAAATCGGCTAGCGCCGAAATTCGTTCCGCCGAAGAAGAAGCAAGAAAAATAGCTGATGAAAGAGCAAGAGGAATAATAGCCACTTCTATTCAACGAATTGCAAATGAATTTGTTACAGATGCCACTGTTTCTGTAATAAGTTTACCCACAGATGATATGAAGGGTCGTATTATTGGTAGAGAAGGTCGTAATATCAGGACAATTGAACAAGCAACGGGAGTTGACTTAATCATTGATGACACGCCTGAAGCTGTTATTATATCATGCTTTAACCCAATTCGTAGAGAAATTGCAAAAACCGCAATAGAACGTTTAGTTGCTGATGGTCGCATTCACCCTGCAAGAATTGAAGAAGTCGTTCAAAAAACAAGAAGCGAATTTGAGCAAATGATCCGAGAAGCCGGTGAACGTTCTTCATTTGATTGTGGTGTTACTGGACTACATCCTGAGGTTATTCAAGCTTTAGGTAAACTAAAATACCTAACAACAGGTGGCCAATCTGTTTTACAACACTCTATTGAAACAGCACAAATAGCTGGAATTATAGCCGCAGAACTAGATATTAACGTACGTCTTACAAAAAGAGCTGCTTTACTTCATGATATTGGCAAAAGTTTAGATGAAGAATCCGAAGGGAGTCATTCTCATGTTGGGGCTTTATTTTTACAAAAATATGGAGAATCCCCTGAAGTTATTGAAGCCGCAGCAAAACATCACAGCGAAAGTCTTCATGGAGTTAATCCCATTACCGTTGTTGTACAAACCGCCAATATGCTCAGTAACTTTAGACCAGGTGCAAGAAAAGAATTTCTTGAAAAAGCAATTGACAGGCTAAAAGACATGGAATCTACTGTAGAAGAGTTTGAAGGCGTTGAACAAGCGTTCGTTATTAAATCTGGTAGAGAAGTAAGAGCCATGGTATCTCCTACCGTTATGGATGACGAAGCTGTCACTTTACTTGCTAAATCTGTAGCAAAAAGATTACGTCACGACCTTCATCAAGCAAGCAACATTAAAGTAACTATGGTTAGAGAACAGCGAGCTACACATCTTGCAAAGTAAAATTTTATTAAATCATTTCACAGGTGAATTTTTCTACTCTTCATTTGAAAAAATTCTAAAACCAAAACAACAAAGTATAAAAATTTTAATGCTTGGCGATGTGCTAGGCAGAGGCGGAAGAAAAATTGTTAAAAAAATTCTTCCCGAATTAAAAAAAACAATTCCACTCGATTTCGTCACAATTAATGGAGAAAATCTTGCTGGAGGATTTGGTATTACCTCCAAAATTTATGAAGAAATGAAACAAGCAGGAGTCGATGCTTTCACAATGGGAAATCATTGGAAAGACAAAGCAGACGTTCACATCATTCGTAAAAATCACAAAGATCTCATTTTACCACAAAATTTAAATGGCATTAGCGATATAGATAAAGCACCTACTTTTTATCTTCCAGAAAGAAACAAAAATTTAAACATTATTAATTTAATGGGTAATTTTGCAATGAAAGAAGAATATAAAGATCCATTTGAATTTTTAACAAAAGAAAAAAATAATTTTGAAGACAAAGTAAAGTCGGGATCAAATATTGTCATTGCAGATATTCATGCCGAAGCAAGCTCTGAAAAACAAGCTATTGCATGGTATTACGATGGTATTTTAGCAGGTTTAATCGGAACTCATACTCATACACCTACAAGCGACGAACGTCTCACCGATAAGGGAACTGCTTTTTTAACGGATGTTGGTATGACAGGAGCCTATGACAGTGTCATAGGAATGGATAAACATAGAGTTATTACAAAATTTACGAATCCAAATATAAAACTTCCTCATGAAGTAGCTGAAAATGAACTTTGGTTTTGCGGATTTTTAATTGAAATATGTCCCAAATTAAATATTTCAATTGCTTGTCACCGCTTACAATGCAGAGGCATTGAAGAAGAAAATTGGATTGTTA
Coding sequences within it:
- the rny gene encoding ribonuclease Y, whose translation is MGAWEYVLIIAIGVAVAALAFLGVHTMNMRALARELKFKHEEAEKRLSEARLQAEELVKKALREAKEVAINEGRDFERLQREKNLEIKKVETRIQKREETLEKKAQQLDQKEKDLKQKFEAIEVEENKIQETLKKSFETLEESKLKLETVARLSQEEAREQLKKAIEVEVRKSASAEIRSAEEEARKIADERARGIIATSIQRIANEFVTDATVSVISLPTDDMKGRIIGREGRNIRTIEQATGVDLIIDDTPEAVIISCFNPIRREIAKTAIERLVADGRIHPARIEEVVQKTRSEFEQMIREAGERSSFDCGVTGLHPEVIQALGKLKYLTTGGQSVLQHSIETAQIAGIIAAELDINVRLTKRAALLHDIGKSLDEESEGSHSHVGALFLQKYGESPEVIEAAAKHHSESLHGVNPITVVVQTANMLSNFRPGARKEFLEKAIDRLKDMESTVEEFEGVEQAFVIKSGREVRAMVSPTVMDDEAVTLLAKSVAKRLRHDLHQASNIKVTMVREQRATHLAK
- a CDS encoding TIGR00282 family metallophosphoesterase, with amino-acid sequence MQSKILLNHFTGEFFYSSFEKILKPKQQSIKILMLGDVLGRGGRKIVKKILPELKKTIPLDFVTINGENLAGGFGITSKIYEEMKQAGVDAFTMGNHWKDKADVHIIRKNHKDLILPQNLNGISDIDKAPTFYLPERNKNLNIINLMGNFAMKEEYKDPFEFLTKEKNNFEDKVKSGSNIVIADIHAEASSEKQAIAWYYDGILAGLIGTHTHTPTSDERLTDKGTAFLTDVGMTGAYDSVIGMDKHRVITKFTNPNIKLPHEVAENELWFCGFLIEICPKLNISIACHRLQCRGIEEENWIVTSISKNLN